A genomic segment from Mobula hypostoma chromosome 20, sMobHyp1.1, whole genome shotgun sequence encodes:
- the fgl2a gene encoding fibrinogen-like 2a, translated as MRAAVAFFILNAGLTLCVEIPHGYNKSSSFKDLTERNGSADCSIKLKPRDCDEGEFCGYQVNFPPLTLKLPKETKLLEKTVKAVKSLTATVNKMKKRWQEEHQEKPTKHDNKITALENKVNALTTSLQIARNQISWLRSRLEERSTDTVLHYIQKELSRINDTVNTLNNNCHATCAVEGIPAAIKSPPQDCSDLYEQGVEKSGVYEIAHCPNKTFQVYCEMESLKGGWIVLQSRKDGSVDFNRTWTDYKNGFGNLSTEFWLGNDKIHYLTTSKKVILRIEIEDWDGVQKYAEYSQFFVTDEKDQYRLSISGYSGTAGNAMLYNEKYNHNQKYFTTKDKDNDMYPSGNCGAYYSSGWWFDACMAANLNGKYYRKYYRGIRNGIFWGTWYKIQSETLNGYRHTFKTVRMLIRPKEIVP; from the exons ATGAGGGCTGCTGTTGCATTTTTCATCCTGAATGCTGGATTAACACTGTGTGTGGAGATTCCTCATGGATATAACAAAAGTAGCAGTTTCAAGGATCTAACAGAAAGAAATGGAAGTGCAGATTGTTCCATCAAGTTGAAGCCCAGAGACTGCGATGAAGGTGAATTCTGTGGTTACCAGGTAAATTTTCCACCGTTAACCCTGAAGCTTCCCAAGGAGACCAAGCTACTTGAAAAGACAGTCAAAGCTGTTAAAAGTCTTACAGCGACAGTAAATAAAATGAAGAAAAGGTGGCAGGAAGAACATCAGGAAAAGCCTACCAAGCATGATAACAAGATAACTGCACTGGAGAATAAAGTAAATGCATTGACAACTTCATTGCAGATTGCCAGAAACCAGATCAGTTGGCTCCGGAGCCGTTTGGAAGAGAGGAGTACAGATACTGTTTTGCATTACATTCAAAAAGAGCTTTCACGTATTAACGACACTGTGAATACATTGAATAATAACTGTCACGCAACTTGTGCAGTCGAAGGCATACCAGCAG CTATAAAATCTCCACCTCAAGATTGCTCAGATCTTTATGAACAAGGAGTTGAGAAAAGCGGCGTCTATGAAATTGCTCACTGTCCAAATAAAACCTTTCAAGTCTATTGTGAGATGGAAAGTCTGAAGGGAGGCTGGATAGTTCTGCAATCTCGCAAAGATGGTAGTGTTGATTTTAATCGAACCTGGACAGATTACAAAAATGGATTTGGGAACCTATCAACAGAATTTTGGCTGGGAAATGACAAAATACATTACCTGACAACATCCAAGAAGGTGATTTTAAGAATTGAAATTGAAGATTGGGATGGAGTCCAAAAATATGCCGAATACAGTCAATTCTTTGTTACAGATGAAAAGGACCAATATCGTCTGAGTATTTCTGGTTACTCTGGCACAGCTGGTAATGCAATGCTTTACAATGAAAAATATAACCATAATCAAAAATACTTTACCACCAAGGACAAAGATAATGATATGTACCCTTCAGGTAACTGTGGAGCCTATTATAGTTCTGGCTGGTGGTTTGATGCTTGCATGGCAGCCAACCTCAATGGTAAATATTATAGAAAGTAttacagagggatcagaaatgggatCTTTTGGGGCACTTGGTATAAAATACAAAGTGAAACTCTGAACGGCTATCGACATACTTTCAAAACAGTAAGAATGCTCATCAGGCCAAAAGAAATTGTACCATAG